In a single window of the Massilia oculi genome:
- the fliH gene encoding flagellar assembly protein FliH encodes MALPKEQQSAYQRWEMASFGDDRPSTLARRAAEAAAAAPPAEATPALPPGFNLPSVEELEAMREAARQEGYAQGLEEGRAQGHQEGRAQGYAEGAEAGQREAAAELEQVRQVAASFGDAIAQADETIARDVLDLALRLARGMVRTGFDVRPELVLSVVRDAIDQLPVLQQPAVLTLNPQDAELVRHGMAEELTKGGWRIVENGSITRGGCKVETATNHIDAQAAARWNRLTHALGANVEWLGD; translated from the coding sequence ATGGCACTACCGAAAGAACAGCAGAGCGCCTACCAGCGCTGGGAAATGGCGTCGTTCGGCGACGACCGCCCCAGCACGCTCGCTCGCCGCGCGGCCGAGGCCGCGGCGGCGGCGCCGCCTGCTGAAGCCACGCCTGCCCTGCCGCCGGGATTCAACCTGCCGAGCGTCGAAGAGCTGGAAGCGATGCGCGAAGCGGCGCGCCAGGAAGGTTACGCGCAAGGACTGGAAGAAGGCCGCGCCCAGGGCCATCAAGAGGGCCGTGCACAGGGTTACGCCGAAGGCGCCGAGGCCGGCCAGCGCGAGGCCGCGGCCGAGCTGGAGCAGGTGCGCCAGGTGGCCGCCAGCTTCGGCGACGCCATCGCCCAGGCCGACGAGACCATCGCCCGCGACGTGCTCGACCTGGCCCTGCGCCTGGCGCGCGGCATGGTGCGCACCGGTTTCGACGTGCGTCCCGAACTCGTCCTGTCGGTGGTGCGCGACGCCATCGACCAGCTGCCCGTGCTGCAACAGCCGGCCGTGCTCACCCTGAACCCGCAGGACGCCGAACTGGTGCGCCATGGCATGGCCGAGGAATTGACGAAAGGCGGCTGGCGCATCGTCGAGAACGGTTCCATCACGCGCGGCGGCTGCAAGGTCGAGACCGCGACCAATCACATCGACGCGCAGGCCGCGGCGCGCTGGAACCGCCTGACCCACGCGCTGGGCGCCAACGTCGAGTGGTTGGGCGACTGA
- a CDS encoding PAS domain-containing sensor histidine kinase, which translates to MQDERYIVFFRSHQRLGEKHTVIERQLTGCAIMCALSHRSEMMSTTVLGSQFPANADAGADHRFRELFEQSPLSIQILAPNGRTMRVNKAWEALWQIHEGSGLKRFVLSEDYNVLRDPQLLESGIAALLERACQGESIKIPVVLYDVGRLGGSGPARWVAARAHPIKDTDGKVLEIMLMQEDITEKIHSENALRIREERFRSLVMATSQIVWSNTPDGRVDEDSPSWRAFTGQTYEEWRDFGWLEAVHPDDRHEAKTRWLECVATKSLFEVRYRLRRADGNYRWTEVRGVPIIDAEGTTREWIGTNTDIHEIVLAEVELAQRLEREKRNAALLAKVAHAARKLQTVLRDGEIAGVLVGEVRDILQVHQAVVSLTEGTGWSQAISAVSLSDKYAAYRDYATPTDGTGIYAEVCRSNRVMRLTQAELEAHPRWKGFGAHAHAHPPIRGWLAVPLIDRTGKNIGLIQASDKLQGEFSAEDEAILVQLASIAANGFENARLYQSLQEQDRRKDEFLAMLAHELRNPLAPISAAAAMLKLGTASEERIRRSSDVIGRQVRHLTSLVDDLLDVSRVTRGQIELDRELLDPMTIIASAVEQSHPLVAARGHVLLIEGHAGGAQVSGDPNRLVQAFTNLLNNAAKYTPDGGTIVVHVARDGGTVVVKVRDNGIGMKAELLPVIFDLFSQAERTPDRAQGGLGIGLALVKTIVLLHGGLVTAHSDGPGAGSTLTVSLPVADGAPPHSG; encoded by the coding sequence ATGCAAGACGAGCGCTACATTGTATTTTTCCGAAGTCATCAGCGGCTCGGCGAAAAGCACACGGTAATCGAGCGCCAATTGACGGGTTGTGCCATCATGTGCGCCCTTTCTCATCGTTCAGAAATGATGTCGACTACCGTCCTTGGGTCGCAATTCCCTGCCAACGCCGACGCGGGCGCCGATCATCGCTTCAGGGAATTGTTCGAACAGTCTCCGCTGAGCATCCAGATACTCGCGCCCAACGGGCGGACGATGCGGGTCAACAAGGCCTGGGAAGCCCTTTGGCAGATCCATGAGGGTTCCGGACTGAAGCGGTTCGTCCTGAGCGAGGATTACAACGTTCTGCGGGACCCCCAGCTCCTTGAAAGCGGCATCGCCGCACTGCTGGAACGGGCTTGCCAGGGCGAGTCGATCAAGATACCGGTCGTCCTCTACGACGTTGGCCGTCTGGGTGGTTCCGGCCCGGCACGCTGGGTAGCGGCAAGGGCACACCCCATCAAGGACACGGATGGCAAGGTGCTCGAAATTATGCTCATGCAAGAAGACATCACCGAGAAAATTCATTCGGAAAATGCCTTGCGTATCCGCGAGGAGCGGTTCCGCTCCCTGGTGATGGCAACTTCCCAAATTGTCTGGAGCAACACGCCTGACGGCCGGGTCGACGAAGACTCGCCTTCCTGGCGTGCGTTCACCGGACAGACCTACGAAGAGTGGCGAGACTTCGGATGGCTGGAAGCGGTGCATCCGGACGACCGGCACGAGGCCAAGACGCGATGGCTCGAATGCGTGGCAACGAAATCGTTGTTCGAAGTGCGCTACCGCCTGCGCCGTGCCGACGGCAACTACCGCTGGACCGAGGTTCGAGGCGTCCCGATCATCGATGCGGAGGGAACGACGCGCGAGTGGATCGGCACCAATACCGACATCCATGAGATCGTCCTGGCCGAAGTGGAACTCGCACAACGGCTGGAACGCGAGAAGCGTAATGCCGCCCTCCTCGCCAAGGTCGCCCATGCCGCGCGAAAGTTGCAGACCGTCCTCAGGGATGGCGAGATTGCCGGTGTGCTCGTCGGCGAGGTGCGCGATATCCTGCAGGTACATCAGGCAGTCGTTTCCCTGACCGAAGGCACGGGATGGTCGCAGGCGATCAGCGCGGTCTCGCTATCGGACAAGTACGCCGCCTATCGTGACTACGCCACTCCCACCGACGGCACCGGCATCTATGCGGAGGTATGTCGTTCGAACCGGGTCATGCGCCTGACCCAGGCGGAGCTGGAGGCGCATCCGCGCTGGAAGGGGTTTGGCGCGCACGCGCACGCCCACCCTCCGATTCGCGGCTGGCTGGCAGTGCCGCTGATCGACCGTACGGGCAAGAATATCGGCCTGATCCAGGCCTCGGACAAGCTGCAAGGTGAATTCTCGGCGGAGGACGAAGCCATCCTGGTGCAGCTGGCATCGATTGCTGCAAACGGTTTCGAGAATGCGCGGCTCTATCAATCGTTGCAGGAACAGGATCGGCGCAAGGACGAATTTCTCGCCATGCTGGCCCACGAACTGCGTAACCCGCTGGCGCCGATATCGGCGGCGGCGGCGATGCTCAAGCTGGGCACTGCAAGCGAAGAGCGAATCCGGCGCTCCAGCGACGTGATCGGGCGCCAGGTGCGGCACCTGACATCGCTCGTCGACGACCTGCTCGACGTGTCGCGCGTCACCCGTGGCCAGATCGAACTGGATCGAGAATTGCTCGACCCGATGACGATCATCGCCAGCGCTGTCGAGCAATCGCACCCGCTGGTCGCGGCGCGCGGACACGTCCTGCTGATCGAAGGCCATGCTGGCGGCGCGCAGGTATCGGGCGACCCGAACCGGCTGGTGCAGGCCTTCACCAACCTGCTGAACAATGCGGCGAAATACACGCCCGATGGCGGGACGATCGTCGTGCACGTCGCACGCGATGGCGGCACCGTCGTGGTCAAGGTGCGGGACAACGGCATCGGCATGAAGGCCGAGCTGCTGCCGGTGATCTTCGACCTGTTCAGCCAGGCCGAACGAACGCCCGACCGGGCGCAAGGCGGCCTGGGCATTGGGCTGGCCCTGGTAAAAACAATTGTCTTGTTACACGGCGGTCTGGTGACCGCGCATAGCGATGGACCGGGCGCCGGCAGCACGCTGACCGTCTCGCTGCCGGTCGCAGACGGCGCGCCACCGCATTCCGGCTGA
- the sugE gene encoding quaternary ammonium compound efflux SMR transporter SugE produces MVWLVLFLAGLFEVCWAVGLKYTEGFTRLWPTVGTVAAMAVSFGLLSQAMKTLPLGTAYAIWTGIGAVGTALVGIVLFGESANPARLACIGLIAAGIVGLKLASST; encoded by the coding sequence ATGGTGTGGCTGGTCTTGTTTTTGGCGGGATTGTTCGAGGTGTGCTGGGCCGTCGGCCTGAAGTACACGGAAGGTTTCACCCGCCTGTGGCCGACGGTCGGCACCGTGGCGGCGATGGCGGTCAGCTTCGGCCTGCTGTCCCAGGCCATGAAGACGCTGCCACTGGGCACGGCGTATGCGATCTGGACCGGCATCGGTGCGGTCGGCACGGCCCTGGTCGGCATCGTCCTGTTCGGCGAATCGGCCAACCCGGCGCGCCTGGCCTGCATCGGCCTGATCGCGGCCGGCATCGTCGGCCTCAAGCTGGCGAGCTCGACCTGA
- the fliG gene encoding flagellar motor switch protein FliG, with protein MSDKDKDGTNKAAILMLALGEAEAAEVMKFLGPREVLKLGAAMAQMKAVQHGQVVTVLEEFVEETNLHSTVGLDSDEYIRQVLTKALGDDKAAVLLNRILGGKDASGIESLKWMDSVSVAELIRNEHPQIIATILVHLERDQACEILANFTERLRNDVVLRIATLDGVQPAALRELNDVLTKLLSGNEHIKKSSLGGVRTAAEILNFMSGEQEQAVMDNIKNYDNDMAQKIMDEMFVFDNIIDIDDRGIQLLLREVQSEMLIIALKGASQDLREKIFKNMSQRASEMMREDLESKGPVRLSEVESQQKQILQIVRRLSDEGQIVLGGKGEDSFV; from the coding sequence ATGAGTGATAAAGACAAGGACGGCACGAACAAGGCGGCAATCCTGATGCTGGCCCTGGGTGAAGCGGAAGCGGCCGAGGTGATGAAATTCCTCGGCCCGCGCGAAGTGCTCAAGCTGGGCGCCGCGATGGCGCAGATGAAGGCGGTGCAGCACGGCCAGGTGGTCACGGTGCTCGAAGAGTTCGTCGAAGAGACCAATCTGCACTCGACCGTCGGCCTCGACTCGGACGAGTACATCCGCCAGGTGCTGACCAAGGCCCTGGGCGACGACAAGGCGGCAGTCTTGCTGAACCGTATTCTCGGTGGCAAGGACGCCTCGGGCATCGAGAGCCTGAAGTGGATGGACTCGGTCTCGGTAGCCGAACTCATCCGCAACGAGCACCCGCAGATCATCGCCACCATCCTGGTCCACCTCGAGCGCGACCAGGCCTGCGAAATTCTGGCAAACTTTACCGAACGACTGCGCAACGACGTCGTGCTGCGCATCGCCACCCTGGACGGCGTGCAGCCGGCCGCGCTGCGCGAGCTGAACGACGTGCTGACCAAGCTGTTGTCGGGTAACGAACACATCAAGAAGTCCTCGCTGGGCGGCGTGCGCACCGCGGCCGAGATCCTGAACTTCATGAGCGGCGAGCAAGAGCAGGCCGTGATGGACAATATCAAGAACTACGACAACGACATGGCGCAGAAGATCATGGACGAGATGTTCGTGTTCGACAACATCATCGACATCGACGATCGCGGCATCCAGTTGCTGCTCCGTGAAGTGCAGTCCGAGATGCTGATCATCGCACTGAAGGGCGCCTCGCAGGATCTGCGCGAGAAGATCTTCAAGAATATGTCGCAGCGTGCCAGCGAGATGATGCGCGAAGACCTCGAATCGAAAGGTCCGGTGCGCCTGTCCGAAGTGGAATCGCAGCAGAAACAGATCCTGCAGATCGTGCGTCGTCTGTCCGACGAAGGCCAGATCGTGCTGGGCGGCAAAGGTGAGGATTCGTTCGTCTGA
- a CDS encoding LysR family transcriptional regulator, whose protein sequence is MAFDLDHLRILLAAVDHGSFSAAARALGRVPSAVSMAIANLEAELGLELFDRGGREPRPTGHALALLPQARLLLEQLRLLNQHALSLSQDLEPSLTLVLVPELMAAAPWHDALRALSDEFPLLEVNVLSAAQADALAMLQDGRADLALVFERYGMDPREGFQEVAHETLVAVLAPDHPLLARVAAGEIRDQHLLGERQIVMAGRHADQVDKRIAMSRLQWKTDNPVAALSLVTAGLGWAWLPAGFVRAPLADGQLVQIPSANFTNIMKLFVDVVWANNRPQGLAARRFVALLNERRVHST, encoded by the coding sequence ATGGCTTTCGATCTCGATCACCTGCGCATCCTGCTCGCCGCCGTCGACCACGGCTCATTCTCCGCTGCCGCGCGCGCACTGGGACGCGTTCCGTCCGCCGTCAGCATGGCCATCGCCAACCTGGAAGCAGAACTCGGCCTGGAACTGTTCGACCGCGGCGGCCGCGAGCCGCGGCCCACCGGGCACGCGCTGGCCCTGCTGCCGCAGGCGCGCCTGCTGCTCGAGCAATTGCGGCTGCTGAACCAGCATGCGCTGTCGCTGAGCCAGGACCTCGAACCCTCCCTGACCCTGGTGCTGGTGCCCGAGCTGATGGCTGCCGCGCCCTGGCACGATGCCTTGCGCGCGCTGTCCGACGAGTTCCCCTTGCTGGAGGTGAACGTCCTGAGCGCGGCGCAAGCCGATGCGCTGGCGATGTTGCAGGATGGCCGCGCCGACCTGGCGCTGGTGTTCGAGCGCTATGGCATGGACCCGCGCGAAGGCTTCCAGGAAGTGGCCCACGAGACGCTGGTGGCCGTGCTGGCGCCCGATCATCCGCTGCTGGCGCGGGTGGCGGCCGGTGAGATCCGCGACCAGCACCTGCTGGGCGAGCGCCAGATCGTGATGGCCGGCCGCCACGCCGACCAGGTCGACAAGCGCATCGCCATGTCGCGCCTGCAGTGGAAGACCGACAATCCGGTGGCGGCGCTCAGCCTCGTCACTGCCGGCCTGGGCTGGGCCTGGCTGCCTGCCGGCTTCGTGCGCGCGCCGCTGGCGGACGGCCAGCTGGTGCAGATCCCTTCCGCCAACTTCACCAACATCATGAAGCTGTTCGTCGACGTGGTGTGGGCCAACAACCGTCCGCAGGGATTGGCGGCGCGGCGCTTCGTGGCCCTGCTGAACGAGCGCCGCGTCCAT
- the fliF gene encoding flagellar basal-body MS-ring/collar protein FliF: MAATAEDLLDTPQGQPPAAPPSFFQTTMGKRVAIGGGIALILALMIAVWMWSQAPEYRVLFSNYSDRDGGAITASLDQMGVQYKFSEGGTAILVPAEQIHDLRLKLAAQGLPKGGNVGFELMENQKLGVSQFLEQVNYQRSLEGELARSIQSLGSVSAARVHLALPKPSVFVRDQQKPTASVLLNLQPGRALDQGQVNAIVHLVASSVPELTFGNVTVVDQTGALLSEQANKGAGNKMLDATQLKYVDQVQENIIKQVEAMIKPLVGEGNVRAQATAEIDFAQVDTAAEMYKPNSPPEPQAIRSQQTSETQGAGAGPSGIPGALSNQPPGVNTAPIDGAPPAEAPAALGPSTKNATMNYELDKTIRYEQRPMGGVKRLTVGVVVNYRRIVDPATGKVTVRPLAANEVAQINELVKQAMGYSEARGDTLNVTNAPFDGVDKPAEPVVEPDWWRDPANMPLFKDLARYAFVAAVIAFLYFRFLRPLLRPAIKKFDEATAIPEEPKEDEKAEGEEGEEEAEENEEDLEEEEKIRRDMGYRANLKLAKDLANQDPRIVANVIKAWLGSNE; this comes from the coding sequence ATGGCAGCAACTGCGGAAGACCTTCTCGACACCCCCCAGGGCCAGCCTCCGGCAGCGCCCCCGTCGTTTTTCCAGACGACCATGGGCAAGCGCGTCGCCATCGGCGGCGGCATCGCGCTGATCCTGGCGCTGATGATCGCTGTCTGGATGTGGAGCCAGGCGCCTGAGTATCGCGTGCTGTTCTCGAACTACAGCGATCGCGACGGCGGCGCCATCACCGCCTCGCTCGACCAGATGGGTGTGCAATACAAGTTTTCCGAAGGCGGCACGGCGATCCTCGTGCCGGCCGAGCAGATCCACGACCTGCGCCTGAAGCTGGCCGCGCAAGGCCTGCCGAAGGGCGGCAACGTCGGCTTCGAGCTGATGGAGAACCAGAAGCTGGGCGTGTCCCAGTTCCTGGAACAGGTCAACTACCAGCGTTCGCTCGAAGGCGAGCTGGCGCGTTCGATCCAGTCGCTGGGTTCGGTGAGCGCCGCGCGCGTCCACCTGGCGCTGCCGAAGCCGTCCGTGTTCGTGCGCGACCAGCAAAAGCCGACCGCCTCGGTGCTGCTCAACCTGCAGCCGGGCCGCGCCCTGGACCAGGGCCAGGTCAACGCCATCGTCCACCTGGTCGCCTCCAGCGTGCCTGAACTGACCTTCGGCAACGTGACCGTGGTCGACCAGACCGGCGCGCTGCTGTCGGAGCAGGCAAACAAGGGCGCGGGCAACAAGATGCTCGACGCCACCCAGCTGAAATACGTGGACCAGGTGCAGGAAAACATCATCAAGCAGGTCGAGGCGATGATCAAGCCGCTGGTCGGCGAGGGCAATGTGCGCGCCCAGGCGACCGCCGAGATCGACTTCGCCCAGGTGGATACCGCGGCCGAGATGTACAAGCCGAACTCGCCGCCGGAGCCGCAGGCGATCCGCAGCCAGCAGACGTCGGAAACGCAAGGCGCCGGCGCCGGCCCGTCGGGCATCCCGGGCGCGCTGTCGAACCAGCCGCCGGGCGTGAACACCGCGCCGATCGATGGCGCGCCGCCGGCCGAAGCGCCTGCCGCCCTAGGGCCGAGCACCAAGAATGCCACCATGAATTATGAGCTGGACAAGACCATCCGCTACGAACAGCGTCCGATGGGCGGCGTCAAGCGCCTGACGGTCGGCGTGGTGGTGAACTACCGCCGCATCGTCGACCCGGCCACCGGCAAGGTCACCGTGCGTCCGCTGGCGGCCAACGAAGTGGCCCAGATCAACGAGCTGGTCAAGCAGGCAATGGGTTACAGCGAGGCACGCGGCGACACCCTGAACGTGACCAACGCACCGTTCGACGGTGTGGACAAGCCGGCCGAACCAGTGGTAGAACCGGACTGGTGGCGTGACCCGGCGAATATGCCGCTGTTCAAGGACCTGGCCCGCTACGCTTTCGTTGCCGCAGTGATCGCCTTCCTGTACTTCCGCTTCCTGCGCCCGCTGCTGCGTCCGGCGATCAAGAAGTTCGACGAAGCGACGGCCATTCCGGAAGAGCCGAAGGAAGACGAGAAGGCCGAGGGCGAGGAAGGCGAAGAGGAAGCCGAGGAAAACGAGGAAGACCTCGAGGAAGAAGAGAAGATTCGCCGGGACATGGGTTACCGCGCCAACCTGAAACTGGCGAAAGACCTGGCGAACCAGGATCCGCGCATCGTCGCAAACGTGATCAAAGCATGGTTGGGTTCAAATGAGTGA
- the fliI gene encoding flagellar protein export ATPase FliI → MDDHVPPHDGSDPHTGRWKSFLRDCDTLVSFADPLQVSGRVTRVAGLVMECVGLRLAVGAAATIPTASGFIEAEVVGFEGERLFLMPQSDTEGVVPGSRVFPVESVLPPPGTVPHGRRRPQDRARHLPVGMQLLGRVVDGAGRPLDGLGPLATTEVGPLNARPVNPLDRAPIKDTLDVGVRAINAMLTVGRGQRLGLFAGTGVGKSVLLGMIARYTEADVIVVGLIGERGREVKEFIDQILGPEGRARSAVVAAPADSPPLLRLQGAAYATAIAEHFRDQGKNVMLIMDSLTRYAMAQREIALAIGEPPATKGYPPSVFAKLPVLVERAGNGLEGGGSITAFYTVLSEGDDQQDPIADAARGILDGHIVLNRHLAEAGHYPAIDIEQSISRAMHTITTHEHQLAARKLKQLYSRYQRSRDLINVGAYAAGSDPVLDQAIAKHGAIEEFLCQEIHDNATLPQSLGQLSSLFN, encoded by the coding sequence ATGGACGACCACGTCCCGCCCCACGACGGCAGCGACCCGCACACCGGGCGCTGGAAGTCTTTCCTGCGCGATTGCGACACCCTGGTCAGCTTTGCCGATCCGCTGCAAGTGTCGGGCCGCGTCACGCGCGTGGCCGGGCTGGTGATGGAATGCGTCGGCCTGCGCCTCGCGGTGGGCGCCGCCGCCACGATCCCGACCGCTAGCGGCTTCATCGAGGCCGAAGTGGTCGGCTTCGAGGGCGAACGCCTGTTCCTGATGCCGCAAAGCGATACCGAGGGCGTGGTGCCCGGTTCGCGCGTGTTCCCGGTCGAGAGCGTGCTGCCGCCGCCGGGCACCGTGCCGCACGGACGCCGCCGTCCGCAAGACCGCGCGCGCCACCTGCCGGTCGGCATGCAGCTGCTGGGCCGCGTGGTCGACGGCGCCGGCCGTCCGCTCGACGGCCTCGGCCCGCTCGCCACGACCGAGGTGGGGCCGCTCAATGCGCGGCCGGTCAATCCGCTCGACCGCGCGCCGATCAAGGACACGCTCGACGTCGGCGTGCGCGCCATCAATGCGATGCTGACCGTGGGCCGCGGCCAGCGCCTGGGCCTGTTCGCCGGCACCGGCGTCGGCAAATCGGTGCTGCTGGGCATGATCGCGCGCTATACCGAAGCCGACGTCATCGTGGTCGGGCTGATCGGCGAACGGGGCCGCGAGGTCAAGGAATTCATCGACCAGATCCTGGGACCCGAAGGCCGCGCCCGCTCGGCCGTCGTGGCGGCCCCGGCCGACTCGCCGCCGCTGCTGCGCCTGCAGGGGGCCGCCTACGCCACGGCGATCGCCGAACACTTCCGCGACCAGGGCAAGAACGTGATGCTGATCATGGATTCGCTGACCCGCTACGCGATGGCGCAGCGCGAGATCGCGCTGGCGATCGGCGAGCCGCCGGCCACCAAGGGCTATCCACCATCGGTGTTCGCCAAATTGCCGGTGCTGGTCGAACGGGCCGGCAACGGCCTGGAAGGCGGCGGCTCGATCACGGCCTTCTATACCGTGCTGTCCGAGGGCGACGATCAACAAGACCCCATCGCGGACGCGGCGCGCGGCATTCTCGACGGCCACATCGTGCTCAATCGGCACCTGGCCGAGGCCGGGCATTATCCGGCGATCGACATCGAGCAGTCGATTTCGCGGGCGATGCACACGATCACGACCCACGAACACCAATTGGCGGCGCGCAAATTGAAACAGTTGTATTCGCGCTATCAACGCTCGCGCGACCTGATCAATGTCGGCGCCTATGCCGCCGGCAGCGATCCGGTGCTCGACCAGGCCATCGCGAAGCATGGGGCCATCGAGGAGTTCCTGTGCCAGGAAATCCACGACAACGCCACGCTTCCCCAGAGCTTGGGGCAACTTTCCTCGCTATTCAACTGA
- the fliE gene encoding flagellar hook-basal body complex protein FliE, with amino-acid sequence MSIGGIGGIDSSRIQAMMEQLKAAATKPDSAGPVAPAGLGNASAVGGKSAVKLDFAEALHNSLQGVSDRSAEAQALSKRFTMGDDTVSLSDTMVAMQKSSIAFQATVQVRNKLVSAYHDIMNMQV; translated from the coding sequence ATGAGTATTGGCGGTATCGGCGGCATCGACAGCAGCCGCATCCAGGCCATGATGGAGCAGCTCAAGGCGGCGGCCACCAAGCCGGACTCGGCGGGGCCGGTCGCGCCTGCCGGGCTCGGCAATGCCAGCGCGGTCGGCGGCAAGTCCGCGGTGAAGCTCGACTTCGCGGAGGCGCTGCACAATTCCTTGCAGGGCGTGAGCGACCGCTCGGCCGAGGCGCAGGCGCTCAGCAAGCGCTTTACCATGGGCGACGACACGGTCAGCCTGTCGGACACCATGGTCGCGATGCAGAAATCGAGCATCGCGTTCCAGGCGACGGTGCAGGTGCGTAACAAGCTGGTGTCGGCCTATCACGACATCATGAATATGCAGGTGTGA